One Camelina sativa cultivar DH55 chromosome 3, Cs, whole genome shotgun sequence genomic window carries:
- the LOC104777706 gene encoding cell wall / vacuolar inhibitor of fructosidase 1-like, translating into MKLIVMVMTMMMISEGSMIDQTCKQTPDFKLCVSLLNSDPRGSSADISGLALILIDKIKVLATKTLTEINGLYKKRPELKQALDQCSRRYKTILNADVPEAIEAISKGVPKFGEDGVIDAGVEASVCEEGFQGKSPLTSLTKSMQNISSVTRAVVRMLL; encoded by the exons atgaagctgatCGTGAtggtgatgacgatgatgatgataagtgaAGGAAGTATGATAGATCAGACATGTAAACAGACACCAGACTTCAAACTTTGTGTCTCTCTACTCAACTCCGACCCACGTGGCTCCTCTGCCGACATCTCTGGCCTCGCTCTCATCCTCATCGATAAAATCAAg gTGCTGGCGACAAAGACCTTAACCGAGATCAACGGTCTATATAAAAAGAGACCGGAACTAAAACAGGCTTTGGACCAATGTAGTCGAAGATACAAAACGATTTTAAATGCTGATGTTCCCGAAGCCATCGAAGCTATCTCTAAAGGAGTCCCTAAATTCGGCGAAGACGGCGTGATTGACGCCGGGGTAGAAGCTTCTGTTTGTGAAGAAGGGTTTCAAGGGAAATCTCCGTTGACTAGTTTAACCAAATCAATGCAAAACATCTCTAGTGTGACTAGAGCCGTTGTGAGAATGTTGCTTTGA